The Primulina tabacum isolate GXHZ01 chromosome 16, ASM2559414v2, whole genome shotgun sequence genome window below encodes:
- the LOC142528619 gene encoding serine/threonine-protein kinase GRIK2-like isoform X1: protein MFVKRDTMEKMTAVGCCGWFGFSFGKKSNKIRGLGDSTAREFLLDEETEDEDDGFSNRDVADDGNGDDCDFQSPTKRAEENLRYWMQHGFICREFPVKETPSVLRSEDENGIKTVNEYVYERKIGGGSYGKVVLYRSNIDGKSYAIKSFHKSYLLKIRVTPSETAMSDVLREFSFHHTSFTNRWMICLQVLIMKVLSHPNIVNLIEVIDDPTSDHFYMVLEYVEGKWVFDGSGPACCLGENTARKYLRDVVSGLMYLHAHNIVHGDIKPDNLLITGSGAIKIGDFSVSQIFEDDNDELRRSPGTPVFTAPECCIGETYYGKAADTWAVGVTLYCMVLGKYPFLGENLQDTYDKIVNDPLLLPDEMSPLLKSLLEGLLCRDPLQRMTLEDVAQNAWVVGEAGPILPYLCWCKRHDLQKKVPECCETDGLI, encoded by the exons ATGTTTGTTAAGAGGGATACGATGGAGAAAATGACAGCAGTGGGTTGCTGTGGCTGGTTTGGTTTTAGCTTTGGAAAAAAATCCAACAAAATTAGAGGATTGGGTGATAGCACCGCACGCGAGTTCTTATTGGATGAAGAGACAGAAGATGAGGATGATGGCTTTTCTAACAGAGATGTGGCTGATGATGGAAATGGGGATGACTGTGATTTCCAAAGCCCTACCAAACGAGCTGAGGAGAATCTCAGGTATTGGATGCAGCATGGATTCATTTGCCGGGAATTCCCTGTGAAGGAAACCCCCAGTGTCCTTCGCTCAGAG GATGAAAATGGAATCAAGACCGTTAATGAGTATGTCTATGAACGAAAGATTGGTGGTGGCAGCTATGGAAAAGTG GTTCTCTACCGGAGTAATATAGATGGTAAAAGTTATGCTATAAAG TCCTTTCACAAGTCTTATTTGTTGAAGATACGAGTCACACCTTCAGAAACTGCCATGTCTGATGTTCTTCGTGAG TTCTCCTTTCATCATACGAGTTTTACAAATAGATGGATGATATGCTTGCAGGTTTTAATAATGAAGGTATTGAGCCATCCCAATATTGTCAATCTAATTGAAGTTATCGATGACCCTACAAGTGATCACTTCTATATGG TTCTTGAATATGTGGAAGGCAAATGGGTCTTTGATGGTAGCGGTCCTGCATGTTGCCTGGGAGAAAATACTGCACGGAAGTACTTACGTGATGTAGTTTCTGGTTTGATGTATCTTCATGCTCAT AACATAGTGCATGGGGATATCAAACCAGATAATTTATTAATTACTGGTTCTGGTGCCATCAAGATCGGTGATTTTAGCGTCAGTCAGATTTTTGAG GATGATAATGATGAGCTTCGTCGTTCTCCTGGAACTCCTGTATTTACAGCTCCCGAGTGCTGTATAGGTGAAACTTATTATGGAAAAGCTGCTGATACATGGGCAGTCGGAGTTACTTTATACTGTATGGTTCTCGGAAAATACCCATTTTTGGGAGAGAACCTGCAAGATACGTACGACAAG ATCGTTAACGACCCATTGTTACTCCCTGATGAAATGAGCCCTCTATTAAAGAGTCTGCTCGAGGGCCTTCTGTGCAGAG ATCCTTTGCAAAGAATGACTCTAGAGGATGTCGCGCAGA
- the LOC142528619 gene encoding serine/threonine-protein kinase GRIK2-like isoform X2: MFVKRDTMEKMTAVGCCGWFGFSFGKKSNKIRGLGDSTAREFLLDEETEDEDDGFSNRDVADDGNGDDCDFQSPTKRAEENLRYWMQHGFICREFPVKETPSVLRSEDENGIKTVNEYVYERKIGGGSYGKVVLYRSNIDGKSYAIKSFHKSYLLKIRVTPSETAMSDVLREVLIMKVLSHPNIVNLIEVIDDPTSDHFYMVLEYVEGKWVFDGSGPACCLGENTARKYLRDVVSGLMYLHAHNIVHGDIKPDNLLITGSGAIKIGDFSVSQIFEDDNDELRRSPGTPVFTAPECCIGETYYGKAADTWAVGVTLYCMVLGKYPFLGENLQDTYDKIVNDPLLLPDEMSPLLKSLLEGLLCRDPLQRMTLEDVAQNAWVVGEAGPILPYLCWCKRHDLQKKVPECCETDGLI, encoded by the exons ATGTTTGTTAAGAGGGATACGATGGAGAAAATGACAGCAGTGGGTTGCTGTGGCTGGTTTGGTTTTAGCTTTGGAAAAAAATCCAACAAAATTAGAGGATTGGGTGATAGCACCGCACGCGAGTTCTTATTGGATGAAGAGACAGAAGATGAGGATGATGGCTTTTCTAACAGAGATGTGGCTGATGATGGAAATGGGGATGACTGTGATTTCCAAAGCCCTACCAAACGAGCTGAGGAGAATCTCAGGTATTGGATGCAGCATGGATTCATTTGCCGGGAATTCCCTGTGAAGGAAACCCCCAGTGTCCTTCGCTCAGAG GATGAAAATGGAATCAAGACCGTTAATGAGTATGTCTATGAACGAAAGATTGGTGGTGGCAGCTATGGAAAAGTG GTTCTCTACCGGAGTAATATAGATGGTAAAAGTTATGCTATAAAG TCCTTTCACAAGTCTTATTTGTTGAAGATACGAGTCACACCTTCAGAAACTGCCATGTCTGATGTTCTTCGTGAG GTTTTAATAATGAAGGTATTGAGCCATCCCAATATTGTCAATCTAATTGAAGTTATCGATGACCCTACAAGTGATCACTTCTATATGG TTCTTGAATATGTGGAAGGCAAATGGGTCTTTGATGGTAGCGGTCCTGCATGTTGCCTGGGAGAAAATACTGCACGGAAGTACTTACGTGATGTAGTTTCTGGTTTGATGTATCTTCATGCTCAT AACATAGTGCATGGGGATATCAAACCAGATAATTTATTAATTACTGGTTCTGGTGCCATCAAGATCGGTGATTTTAGCGTCAGTCAGATTTTTGAG GATGATAATGATGAGCTTCGTCGTTCTCCTGGAACTCCTGTATTTACAGCTCCCGAGTGCTGTATAGGTGAAACTTATTATGGAAAAGCTGCTGATACATGGGCAGTCGGAGTTACTTTATACTGTATGGTTCTCGGAAAATACCCATTTTTGGGAGAGAACCTGCAAGATACGTACGACAAG ATCGTTAACGACCCATTGTTACTCCCTGATGAAATGAGCCCTCTATTAAAGAGTCTGCTCGAGGGCCTTCTGTGCAGAG ATCCTTTGCAAAGAATGACTCTAGAGGATGTCGCGCAGA
- the LOC142529640 gene encoding putative pyridoxal 5'-phosphate synthase subunit PDX2, with amino-acid sequence MSNLSLFSVKQSQTRFVVSSPELFPEHTLCAVAAMTVGVLALQGSFNEHIAALKRLGVVGVEVRKAEQLQNVSALIIPGGESTTMAKLAGYHNLFPALREFVKMGKPVWGTCAGLIFLADKAIGQKSGGQELIGGLDCTVHRNFFGSQLQSFESEVSVPDIAAIEGGPPSFRGVFIRAPGILEVGPEVQVLAEVAIQSDGTANFDSVVESSEENSGSEKKVIVAVKQGNLLATAFHPELTADIRWHSYFLKMVKETSDEASSSTASATKIISLLPGPPKYDLPIYQQ; translated from the exons ATGTCAAATTTATCATTATTTTCAGTGAAGCAAAGCCAGACACGATTCGTCGTCAGCAGTCCCGAACTCTTCCCCGAACACACGCTTTGTGCGGTTGCCGCCATGACAGTTGGCGTGCTCGCTCTTCAGGGATCTTTTAACGAACACATAGCAG CTCTGAAAAGGTTGGGTGTGGTTGGAGTGGAAGTAAGGAAGGCGGAGCAGCTGCAAAATGTGAGCGCGCTTATTATACCAGGCGGAGAGAGCACCACCATGGCTAAGCTTGCCGGGTATCATAACCTT TTCCCTGCTTTGAGAGAGTTTGTTAAAATGGGGAAACCGGTTTGGGGAACTTGTGCTGGTCTTATTTTCCTGGCTGACAAAGCAATTG GGCAGAAAAGCGGAGGGCAGGAATTGATTGGTGGCCTTGATTGTACTGTGCATAGAAATTTCTTTGGCAGTCAG CTGCAAAGCTTTGAGTCGGAGGTTTCAGTTCCTGACATTGCAGCCATAGAAGGGGGCCCACCGAGCTTCCGTGGTGTCTTTATTCGTGCCCCTGGAATTCTTGAAGTAGGTCCAGAAGTACAAGTGTTGGCCGAAGTTGCAATTCAATCTGACGGAACTGCTAATTTTGATTCAGTCGTTGAAAGTTCAGAG GAAAATTCTGGATCTGAAAAGAAGGTGATTGTTGCTGTAAAACAGGGAAACTTGTTAGCCACTGCTTTCCACCCGGAATTGACTGCTGACATTCGATG GCATAGTTATTTTTTGAAGATGGTGAAAGAAACCAGCGACGAGGCTTCAAGCAGTACTGCTTCGGCTACGAAAATCATAAGCCTACTCCCCGGACCACCTAAATATGATCTTCCAATATATCAACAATGA